The Sinomicrobium kalidii region TGCCTCGTCCGTACGATATCCGGAAACCTTTGACGGTCCGTACAGGGAAGTCCACATTTCCGGAGAAGCCTTTTTTGAAGTGACCAAGAACAGGGAAAAACCGTTCATCGCCGTGTTTGGCGACCACCAGGTACGGGTCCTCGGAACATCCTTCGATATAAAGGCATACCCCGATGCCGAATACCATCATGTAACCCTTGTGGAAGGCCGGGTAAACGTGGAGCAAAAAACAAACGGAGAAGAGCCCCCCTCTTATGCCGTCCTTCAACCCAACGAACGACTGGTATTGTCTGCCTCAGGGCAATCCTTTCAAAAACAGGTATTGGATCATGCGGAGCATGCCATAGCCTGGAAAAAAGGGGAGATCCGGTTTCACAAGGCCGGTTTACAGGAGGTCGTACGGGAACTAAGACGGTGGTTTGATGCGGACATCGTATTGAAATCGCCTGCCGAAAGCAGAGACATCACATTTACCGCGGTCATCAAACCGGGAGCGTCCGTTGATGATGTACTCAAAATACTGGGCATGACCCGGAAGATCTCTTATGAGAAGAAAAACCGCCAAATAGTAATAACTCCCAACTAAAAAATAAACGTATGAGCTAAAAAAGCATTTTTAACCTGTAACCGAAAAAATTAAGGAAAAAAAGAACGGAAGTGCTGGTACCACTTCCGTTGATTACAGTTTTCCTTATACGATCATTCATTTCGAAGTGAAACAAACAATACAGAAAATCTTTCCAAAACTATGAAAAAAAAATTATACGCTTCCCTGCCGGGGCTGCTTTTCCTCGGTATACTGTGGATAAGCGTCAGTTCAGCTGCCCGGGCGGACAATAAACAAAACAACGACCCGGAACATATAAAGATCTCGGTCAATTTCAACAACACCAGTCTTTCCAGGGCCCTTGAGATCATCGGAGAGAAAAGCGGCCTGGGCATCACATTCAATGATGCCGACCTCTCCCGGTGGCCCGGCATTACTCACCGGGCTGTGAACACCCCGGTGAAAGAGGTCATAACCAGCATACTGGACTCTACTCTACTAAAATTCAGGACTTATAACAATACCATCGTTATTTTCAGGGAACAGCAGGGCAGGGTGAACGGAACAGTTTACGACAAGAACACCCGCGATCCCCTGATGGGAGCCACCATTAGTATACCGGGGACCAACAAAGGGACAACAGCCGATTTTGACGGCAGATTTACGCTGGAAGTCTCTTCTTTTCCCGTTCGCCTGGAGATCACCTATCTGGGCTATCAAACCGCTGCGATCACACTCGATTCGTCAAAAGACGATCTGGAGGTATTACTGGAGCCCTCCAGTGAAAAACTCAATGAAGTGGTGGTTACGGCACTGGGAATTTCCAGGGAGGAAAAAAGCCTGGGATATGCCATAGGTGAAGTAAACGGCAGTTCGATGAACGAGACCAAAAGGACCAATATCACCAATGCCCTGTCCGGAAAAATTGCGGGGGTCCGGGTCACGAACATCAGTTCCGACCCCGCCTCTTCCGCCCTGATCACCATACGGGGAGCCTCCTCGATCAACGGGGATAACCAGCCGCTTTTTGTCGTGGACGGCATCCCGGTAAATTCCAATAACCGGAATGCGGAAGCTTCCGGCGAAGGTTATGTCGATTACGGGAATACCTCCATGGATATCAGCCCGGACGATATTGCCGAGGTCACCGTACTCAAGGGAGGTGCGGCCGCCCTTTACGGCTCCCGTGCAGCCAACGGGGTGATCCTCATTACCACCAAAAAAGGCAGGTCGGGAGGAAAAGGCCTGGGCATTACATATAACAATGCTGTTAAACTGGACAAGGCCTGGCTGTTCCCCGATTTTCAAAACCGGTTTGCCGCAGGTTCCGATGTTATGGCCGTGAATGAAAACGGTATTCCCGTAGCCACGGGATCGGCTACCTGGGGCCCTCGTATCAGTCCCGGAATTACGGCCGTTCAGTCCTTTCCCGGGGGCAGTACCGGCGAAGCGCCGTTAAGGGCATATCCCGACCGGCACAAGGACTTCTACAACACAGGATTCACCATGACCAACAACATCGCGGTTACGGGCAACTACAAGGAAGGCAGTTTCCGGCTCTCCTATACCAATTTACAGAACGAAGGTATAGTACCCGGAACAGACTACGGGAAAAACAGCTTCAACCTCAACAGTGCCTACAACATTACCGAAGACCTGAGCATTTCCGCCATGGCCAATTTCTCCCTTGCAGACAGTGACAACAGGCCCACGCAGGGAAAATCGGGGGAAAGTGACAATGCCACAGAGGTGGTATACAGAACTACGCCCAATATCAACCTGGACGATTACAAATCGTATTGGGAAGAAGGTCTTGAAGGGCTGCAGCAAAAGACCATGGACGGCGGAGATAACCCCTATTTTACGGTCTACGAACAACGGAACGAGTTTGAGAGGAACCGCCTGTTCGGAAAGATCCAGCTGAATTACCGGCTAAACGACCAGATCAGCCTGCAACTGCGATCGGGGATTGACACTTACCGGGAACAACGCATTACCAAACGGGCCTTCAGCAGTAACAAATTTCCCAACGGAGCGTATGGTAACAGCATGCTTGATTTTACCGAGATCAACCTGGATGCCCTTTTCACCTACCGGCCGAAGCTCGCGGAAAACCTGGAAACCAGCATTTCCCTCGGTGCCAACCGCATGGACCAGAAACGGAATTATGCCCGGACCTTCTCGGGGCAACTGGAGATCCCGGAGTATTACAACATAGCCAATGCCGCAGCAGGTTCGGTAGAAAACGACGACGGCCACAACCACAAACGTATTAACAGCCTCTACGGACTGATGCAACTGGCCTACCGGAAAGTACTCTTTCTGGACCTTTCTGCACGGAACGACTGGTCCAGCACCCTGCCTCCGGCCAACAATTCCTATTTCTATCCCTCCGCTTCGATCAGTTTTATTTTTTCCGATGCTTTTCAGTGGCAGTCCGATACCTTTTCCTTCGGAAAAATACGGTTGAACTGGTCGGAAGTAGGAAATGATACCTCCCCCTATCAGTTGACCAATACATATCATCTGGAAGACTGGGGCGACCTGAAGCTGGCACAAAACAACCGGAACCTCAAAAACAACCGCCTCAAACCCGAGAAGACCAGGGGCATCGAGGCCGGTCTGGACCTGCGTTGGTTTAAAAACCGCCTGGGACTGGATGTGACCTGGTATAAAAACAAGACCTTCAACCAGATCATCAGTCTGCCCATAGCACAAAGCTCGGGGGGAATATCCAAGGTCATTAATGCCGGGGAGATACAAAACCAGGGCATCGAGATCACCCTTAATACCGTTCCCGTGGATCACGGGGATCTTCACTGGGACCTCTCTGCCAACTTCAGTAAGAATGAAAACAGGGTGAACGAACTGTACGAAGGTATCGACAACATCCAGATAGGCTCTGCCACCGGGATCTATCAGCGGTTATATGTGGGAGGGGCCATCGGGGATTTTTACGATAAAAGAACACCTAAACGTGTTACTTCCGGCCCCCATGAAGGTCGTTTTATCCTCGAAAACGGGATGTTCGTACGCGACAACACCTGGGTAAAGACCGGAAACAGCACTCCCGATTTTACGGTAGGGCTCACCAGCATTTTTAATTACAAAAAATTCCGGTTGGCCTTTACCCTGGATTGGCGACAGGGCGGAGAATTTTACAACTATACCGCCAAAAACCTGATGTCTGACGGCCGTACCACATTTACGGTCCCTTTCCGCGATCCGCAAAGCGGCGGACTCACCTATGAATACAAAGGAAACGTCCGGACGGACGGAGCCATAATTCCGGGGGTCATAGAAAACGAAGACGGCACCTACAGGGAAAACGATGTCGTGCTGCCCGTTAACACCTACTACGGGGAATACTGGGATTACGAAGAATTCCATATGTCCACCGCAACCTATGTCAAACTGCGGGAAATAAGCCTGGGGTACACATTTGCCGGGTTGGGACCTTTTAACAGGCTCTCGGTGGATATTATCGGGAACGACCTTATCAGCTGGTTTGCCTATAAAACCAGGTATAACCGGGACGGCTTTATTATCGGAGATTATGATAAAGGGTACGATCCGGAAACCCAGAACCACCTCTCTTCCAACGGCCCTCTCGGCATTTCTACCGGTGTAGCGGCCTGGCAGTTGCCCGCCACCCGGAGCTTCGGAATAAAACTAAGTGCTAATTTTTAAAATACGGAAGCCATGTTCAACAAATATATAGTCCTCTTTTTTACCATTGCAGTATTTTGCGGCTGTACCACGGATTTCGAGGAGATCAATACCAACCGGAACGACCCGGTTGATGTGGACGCGGGTTACCTGATGAGCTCGGTGATCGTCAATACCACCTACAAGCTTACCAAGGAAAATGTGGAAGGCGTTATGGGGGTACCGTCACGCTATGTGACCCGGGTTATTCACAATGCAGACGACACCTTTAAATGGGATGCCGAAGACTGGGGGTACGCATTCAGCTTTCTTGTAGACAATGAAGACCTTTTACAAAAAGCCCGGGAAAAAGAAGATCCGCACCTCGAAGCCATTGCCCTGATTATAAAGGGATACCTCTTCGGGATACTGACCGATACTTACGGGGATATTCCGTTTGAAGACGCTTTCGGGGCCGGGGAAGAAAACTTTACCCCGGTGTATAGCAGGCAGGAAAGTATTTATACGGAGGTTCTCAATTTTTTTGAACAGGCCAACGAATTGCTTACCCGAAAAGGGAATCTTTCGTTCTACGCCGGTTACGACCCCATGTTTTCCGGTGACGTCCTTGCGTGGCGGAAACTAGCCAATTCCATGCGCATACGCTATCTGTTGCATATAGCTTCCAAAAAACCGGAAGCCTACACTACCCTCCAGTCCATGCTCAATGACCCGGAGACCTATCCCCTGATCCTATCAAATGAAGATAATGCCCTGATCCCCTACCTGGGCAATAAAAAGTCGGACGCTTCCCCCCTCGGTTCCTATGATAACGATTTTTACGACCGCAGGCCCAGCAAGGTCTTTGTG contains the following coding sequences:
- a CDS encoding SusD/RagB family nutrient-binding outer membrane lipoprotein codes for the protein MFNKYIVLFFTIAVFCGCTTDFEEINTNRNDPVDVDAGYLMSSVIVNTTYKLTKENVEGVMGVPSRYVTRVIHNADDTFKWDAEDWGYAFSFLVDNEDLLQKAREKEDPHLEAIALIIKGYLFGILTDTYGDIPFEDAFGAGEENFTPVYSRQESIYTEVLNFFEQANELLTRKGNLSFYAGYDPMFSGDVLAWRKLANSMRIRYLLHIASKKPEAYTTLQSMLNDPETYPLILSNEDNALIPYLGNKKSDASPLGSYDNDFYDRRPSKVFVDYLLDRNDPRLPVWVREVADPKAGTVDNNAYVGLPIALHGATNYNGTTNHTDYESSNYSEFGTIFHEDSNPLFNAVIFQASEMYFILAELLQEHGITYPGETAESLYLKGIKTSMEQYAVADQAEVQNYYDQELVAYNGSLEQIIAQKWVSLLFVAGSETWFDHRRTGFPVFPFGPLSIREEIPYRMPYPSEEASYNAENYEKAINDQGWSADDNYEKIWLLR
- a CDS encoding SusC/RagA family TonB-linked outer membrane protein codes for the protein MKKKLYASLPGLLFLGILWISVSSAARADNKQNNDPEHIKISVNFNNTSLSRALEIIGEKSGLGITFNDADLSRWPGITHRAVNTPVKEVITSILDSTLLKFRTYNNTIVIFREQQGRVNGTVYDKNTRDPLMGATISIPGTNKGTTADFDGRFTLEVSSFPVRLEITYLGYQTAAITLDSSKDDLEVLLEPSSEKLNEVVVTALGISREEKSLGYAIGEVNGSSMNETKRTNITNALSGKIAGVRVTNISSDPASSALITIRGASSINGDNQPLFVVDGIPVNSNNRNAEASGEGYVDYGNTSMDISPDDIAEVTVLKGGAAALYGSRAANGVILITTKKGRSGGKGLGITYNNAVKLDKAWLFPDFQNRFAAGSDVMAVNENGIPVATGSATWGPRISPGITAVQSFPGGSTGEAPLRAYPDRHKDFYNTGFTMTNNIAVTGNYKEGSFRLSYTNLQNEGIVPGTDYGKNSFNLNSAYNITEDLSISAMANFSLADSDNRPTQGKSGESDNATEVVYRTTPNINLDDYKSYWEEGLEGLQQKTMDGGDNPYFTVYEQRNEFERNRLFGKIQLNYRLNDQISLQLRSGIDTYREQRITKRAFSSNKFPNGAYGNSMLDFTEINLDALFTYRPKLAENLETSISLGANRMDQKRNYARTFSGQLEIPEYYNIANAAAGSVENDDGHNHKRINSLYGLMQLAYRKVLFLDLSARNDWSSTLPPANNSYFYPSASISFIFSDAFQWQSDTFSFGKIRLNWSEVGNDTSPYQLTNTYHLEDWGDLKLAQNNRNLKNNRLKPEKTRGIEAGLDLRWFKNRLGLDVTWYKNKTFNQIISLPIAQSSGGISKVINAGEIQNQGIEITLNTVPVDHGDLHWDLSANFSKNENRVNELYEGIDNIQIGSATGIYQRLYVGGAIGDFYDKRTPKRVTSGPHEGRFILENGMFVRDNTWVKTGNSTPDFTVGLTSIFNYKKFRLAFTLDWRQGGEFYNYTAKNLMSDGRTTFTVPFRDPQSGGLTYEYKGNVRTDGAIIPGVIENEDGTYRENDVVLPVNTYYGEYWDYEEFHMSTATYVKLREISLGYTFAGLGPFNRLSVDIIGNDLISWFAYKTRYNRDGFIIGDYDKGYDPETQNHLSSNGPLGISTGVAAWQLPATRSFGIKLSANF
- a CDS encoding FecR family protein; translation: MKQDSKSILQRYFSGKCSPEEKQIIEDFLLQEDNASLSEYLESTWETTAGSTLNDEEEAGKRYQRLRATLYRGKSKRVWIRAAAVAAVLITVSLSLVGVNSGKHAEKQWVTLTTAAGEHKNIVLPDSSRVWLNCASSVRYPETFDGPYREVHISGEAFFEVTKNREKPFIAVFGDHQVRVLGTSFDIKAYPDAEYHHVTLVEGRVNVEQKTNGEEPPSYAVLQPNERLVLSASGQSFQKQVLDHAEHAIAWKKGEIRFHKAGLQEVVRELRRWFDADIVLKSPAESRDITFTAVIKPGASVDDVLKILGMTRKISYEKKNRQIVITPN